The nucleotide window ATGTCGAAGTCGCCATGCTCGCCCGGATAACGGTAGTGGTAGTCATGGCCCCAGGGATCCTTGCGGATCACCTTCTTGGTGAGATAGGGGCCGTTCCAGTTGCTGGCGCCGGCCGGCTTGTCGATCAGCGCCTGCAGCCCTTCCGAGCTGCTGGGGTAGCGGCCCACCTCCAGGCGGTACAGCTCCACGGCGGAGCGCAGTTCCTCTATCTGCAGGGCGGCGGTCTTGGTCTTGGAGGAGCCCAGCTGCTTGAGCACCTGGGGGCCCACCAGGCTGGCCAGCAGGCCCAGGATCACCAGCACCACCAGCAGTTCGAGAAGGGTAAAGCCGTTGTTCTTCATGGGATCTCCTTAGACGGGCAGCTCATTGATACTGAGGATAGCCACCAGGATGGACATGATGATGCCGGCGATGAGCAGGCCCAGGCCGACGATCAGCACCGGCTCCAGCACCGCCAGCAGGCGCTGGATGGCGGTTTCCACCTCCCTGTCGTAGACATTGGCCACCTTCAGCAGCATCTGCTCCAGCTGGCCGGTTTCCTCGCCCACCTGGATCATCTGCATGGCCAGGGGCGGGAACAGGCCGGTGGCCAGCAGCGGCTCGGCCAGCCGCTTGCCCTCCTTGATGCCGGCGGCGGTGACCTCTATGGCCTGGCTCATGACCCTGTTGACCAGGGTGTCCTTGGCGATGGCCAGGGCACTGAGCAGCGGCACGCCGCCCTTCATCAGGGTGCCCAGGCTGCGGCTGAAGCGAGCCATTTCCACCTTCTGCACCAGGGCCCCGGCCAGGGGCAGTTTCAGCACCCAGGCGTCCCAGCCTGCCCGCCGCTCGGGGTCGGCCAGCAGGCGCTGGAACCAGATGGCCAGCAGCACCAGGGCCAGCAGCAGCCAGAGGCCGTAGGATTTGAGGCCGTCGGCCAGGGTGATCACCACCTGGGTGGCCAGGGGCAGGGCCTTGCCCATGTCCTCGAACAGCTGCTGGAACTGGGGGACCACGTAAGTGAGGATGATCAGCAGCGACAATGCCGATACCAGCAGCAGTATGGCCGGGTAGATGAGGGCCGACAGGGTCTTTTCCCTGAGCTGCTGGCTGCGCTCCAGGTAGTAGGCCAGATCCTCCAGGCCCTGGGCCAGGCTGCCGGCGGTTTCGGCGGCCTGGATCATGTTGAGGTAGAAGGGCGAGAAGGCCTTGCTCTGCTCGGCCAGCACCACCGACAGCGCCTGGCCCTTCTGGACCCCTTCGCGCACCTCCAGGATCAGGGCGGTCAGGGCCTGGTCGTGGCCCACCTGGCTCATGATCTCCAGGGCCCGGTCGATGGCGATGCCGGCGTGGAGCAGGGCGGCCAGATCCTGGGTGAAGGCCAGCACCTGGCGCTGGCCAAGGCCGCCGCCGATGCGCATGGCCAGGCCCTGGCCCTTGCTGGCGTCGGTCACCTCCAGGGGGATCAGGCCGCGGCTCTGCAGCTCGGCGATGGCGCCGGCCTGGTCCCTGGCCTCCAGCTCCCCTTCCTTGGCTTCCCCCTGGGGCGTCACGGCCCGGTAGCGAAACTGCATGTCAGGCCTCCTGGGTGACCCGGATCACCTCTTCGATGCTGGTGATGCCTTCGAGGGCCTTGCGGCAACCGTCTTCGTACATGCTGTGCATGCCGTCCTGCTTGGCCACCGCCAGCAGCTTGGCGGCGTCGGCGTGGTCCAGCACCAGCCGGCGCAGGGCGTCACTCATCACCAGCAGCTCCTGAATGGCGACCCGGCCGAAGTAGCCGCTGCCCTGGCATTGTTCACAGCCCTTGGGCCGGTACAGGGTCACGGACTGCTCCCAGAAGGCCTTGTGTATGCCCATCTCCCTGAGCATTTCCGGCAGCGGCCGGTAGGGTTCCTTGCAATGGGGGCAGAGCACCCGTACCAGGCGCTGCCCGATCACCGCATTAAGGGTGGAAGTGAGCAGGTAGTCCTCCACCCCCATCTCCAAAAGGCGGGTCACCGAGCTGGCGGCGTCGTTGGTGTGCAGGGTGGACAGCACCAGGTGGCCGGTCAGGGCCGACTGCACGCAGATGCCGGCCGTTTCCAGGTCGCGCATCTCGCCGACCATGATCACGTCCGGGTCTTGGCGGACGATGGATCTCAGGGCATTGGCGAAGGTCAGGCCGATGTCCGGCTTGACCTGGATCTGGTTGACCCCCTCCAGCTGGTATTCCACCGGATCCTCGACGGTGATCAGCTTGCGCTCTGTGGTGTTGAGCTTGTCCAGGGCCGTGTAGAGGGTGGTGCTTTTGCCGGAGCCGGTGGGGCCGGTGACCAGCAGCATGCCGTTGGGCTGCCTGAGGACCTGCTCCAGCCTGGCGCGGGTCTCGTCCAGGAAGCCCAGGGCGGCGAAGTCCAGCACCACGGAGTCGCGCCTGAGCAGGCGCATGACCACGCTCTCGCCGTGCATGGTCGGCACTGTGGAGACGCGGATATCCACCTCCTTGCCCTGGACCCGGGTCTTGATGCGGCCGTCCTGGGGCAGGCGGCGCTCGGCGATGTTGAGCCTGGCCATGATCTTGATGCGGGAGATGACGGCGGCGGTCAGGCTGGGCGGCGGCGCCTCGCCCTCCTGGAGCACGCCGTCGATGCGAAAGCGCACCAGCAGCCGGTTCTCGAAGGGCTCGATGTGGATGTCGGAGGCGCGGGCGTCGAAGGCCTTCTGGATGGTCAGGTTGACCAGGCGGATCACCGGCGCCTCCGAGGCCATGTCCTTGAGCTGCTCCACCTCGGCGTCCGTCACTTCCTCCTTGGCACCCAGGCCGGCCAGGATATCGCCCATGGCGCCCTGGCCCTTGCCGTAGAGGCGGTCGATGGCGGCGTCTATTTCCGTGGCCGGGGCCACCTGGGGCCGTATGGCCTTGCCGGTGGCCAGGGCCACGGCCTCCTTGGCGAAGCCGTCCAGGGGATTGGCCATGGCCAGCTGCAGATCGCCGTCGGCTTCTTCCAGGGGCAGCAGGTGGTATTCCTTCAGGAAACGCTCGGACAGGGCCTGGGGCAGCAGCGGCTCGGCGGGAAAATCCTTGCTGCTGGCCAGCGGCAGATCCAGCAGCTCGGACAGCTGCTCCGCCATGTCCTTTTCGGACACCAGGCCCAGTTTGGTGAGCAGCAGGGGCAGGGGATCGTCCGAACTCTGGCGCATGCGCTGCACCCTGGCGTGGTCGGTGGCGCTGAGCACCCCCTTGCCCACCAGGGTCTCGCCCAGGGCCGTCTCCATTTCTGACTGTGGACGGGGATCCATCAACCTCTCGCTGTTGGTGCCGGGGGGATTCTGATCCAAGGATAGTCGAGCGGGCCGGGGGGCTCAGGACGGCGGCGCCATAAGGCGGCCGGTGCCAGGTAACCGAATGGAAAAAGCCGCCCCACGGGCGGCCTTTTTTTACTTGCCGATACAGAAGCTGGAGAAGATCCGCCCCAGCAGGTCGTCGGAGGTGAACTCGCCGGTGATGCTGGACAGGGCGTTCTGGGCCAGGCGCAGCTCCTCGGCCAGGATCTCGCCGGCGGCGAAGGTCTCCAGCTGATCCCGGCCCGTTGCCAGGTGGCCGGCCGCCTCTTCCAGGGCCTCCAGGTGGCGGCGCCTGGCCATGAAGCCGCCTTCGGTGGCGCCGGTGAAGCCCATCAGCTGCTTGAGGTGGGCCTTGAGCTCGGCGACGCCGTCGCCGGTCTTAGCGGACAGGCGCAGCACCGGGCGCTGGCCGCTTTCATCCAGGCCAACGGCCTCGCTGGTCAGCTCCACCTTGTTGCGCACCACCGTGATGCCCAGGCTGTCCGGCAGCCGATCCACGAAATCCGGCCAGATGTCGTGGGGCTCGGTGGCGTCCGTGTCGGTGGCGTCGACCATGAACAGCACCCGGTCGGCCTTGGCTATTTCGGCCCAGGCCCGCTCTATGCCGATCTTCTCCACGGCGTCGCCGGTGTCGCGCAGGCCGGCGGTGTCGATGATATGCAGCGGCATGCCGTCGATGTGGATGTGCTCACGGAGCACGTCTCTGGTGGTGCCGGCGATGTCGGTGACGATGGCCAGCTCCTGGCCGGCCAGGGCGTTGAGCAGGCTGGACTTGCCGGCATTGGGGCGGCCGGCGATGACCACCCGCATGCCTTCGCGCAGCAGTGAGCCCTGGCGGGCCGAGGCCCGCACCCTGTCCAGCTGGGCCATGACCTCGGCCAGATCGCCGGCCACCTTGCCGTCGGAGAGGAAGTCTATCTCCTCCTCGGGGAAGTCGATGGCGGCCTCCACATAGATGCGCAGGGCGATGAGCTGCTCCACCAGATCCTGGATCTGGCGGGAGAAGTCCCCCTGCAGGGAGTGCATGGCGCTGCGGGCGGCCTGCTCGGAGCTGGCCTCGATGAGGTCGGCGATGGCTTCGGCCTGGGCCAGATCCAGCTTGTCGTTGAGGAAGGCCCGCTCGGAGAACTCGCCGGGCCGGGCCGAGCGCACCCCGGGCAACGCCAAAATGGCCCTCAGCAGCAGATCCAGGATCACCGGCCCGCCATGGCCCTGAAGCTCCAGTACGTCTTCGCCGGTGAAGGAGTTGGGGCCCTGGAAGAACAGGGCGATGCCCTGATCCAGCACCTCGCCGCCGGCATCCCGGAACGGCAGGTAGTCGGCATGGCGGGGCTTGGGGCAGCGACCCAGTATGGCCTGGGCCACGTCGGCGGCCTTGGCGCCGGAGACGCGGATGATGCCGACACCGCCCCGGCCCGGGGCCGTGGCGACGGCGGCTATGGTGTCCTGTTGACTCATGGTGACTCCAACAAAAAGGGCGGCCTGGGCCGCCCTTGGGATTACTTCAGGCCCTTCTTCTCAAGGCCCTTCATGATGACCAACTGCTGGGCGATGGAGATAAGGTTACTCACTACCCAGTAAATCACCAGGCCGGCCGGCATGAACAGGAAGAAGAAGGTGAACATGACGGGCATGAACTGCATGACCTTCTGCTGCATGGGATCGGTGATGGTGCTGGGTTGCAGCTTCTGCATCA belongs to Gallaecimonas sp. GXIMD4217 and includes:
- the gspG gene encoding type II secretion system major pseudopilin GspG, yielding MKNNGFTLLELLVVLVILGLLASLVGPQVLKQLGSSKTKTAALQIEELRSAVELYRLEVGRYPSSSEGLQALIDKPAGASNWNGPYLTKKVIRKDPWGHDYHYRYPGEHGDFDIYSLGADNSQGGEGENQDVGSWQ
- a CDS encoding type II secretion system F family protein, coding for MQFRYRAVTPQGEAKEGELEARDQAGAIAELQSRGLIPLEVTDASKGQGLAMRIGGGLGQRQVLAFTQDLAALLHAGIAIDRALEIMSQVGHDQALTALILEVREGVQKGQALSVVLAEQSKAFSPFYLNMIQAAETAGSLAQGLEDLAYYLERSQQLREKTLSALIYPAILLLVSALSLLIILTYVVPQFQQLFEDMGKALPLATQVVITLADGLKSYGLWLLLALVLLAIWFQRLLADPERRAGWDAWVLKLPLAGALVQKVEMARFSRSLGTLMKGGVPLLSALAIAKDTLVNRVMSQAIEVTAAGIKEGKRLAEPLLATGLFPPLAMQMIQVGEETGQLEQMLLKVANVYDREVETAIQRLLAVLEPVLIVGLGLLIAGIIMSILVAILSINELPV
- the gspE gene encoding type II secretion system ATPase GspE, yielding MDPRPQSEMETALGETLVGKGVLSATDHARVQRMRQSSDDPLPLLLTKLGLVSEKDMAEQLSELLDLPLASSKDFPAEPLLPQALSERFLKEYHLLPLEEADGDLQLAMANPLDGFAKEAVALATGKAIRPQVAPATEIDAAIDRLYGKGQGAMGDILAGLGAKEEVTDAEVEQLKDMASEAPVIRLVNLTIQKAFDARASDIHIEPFENRLLVRFRIDGVLQEGEAPPPSLTAAVISRIKIMARLNIAERRLPQDGRIKTRVQGKEVDIRVSTVPTMHGESVVMRLLRRDSVVLDFAALGFLDETRARLEQVLRQPNGMLLVTGPTGSGKSTTLYTALDKLNTTERKLITVEDPVEYQLEGVNQIQVKPDIGLTFANALRSIVRQDPDVIMVGEMRDLETAGICVQSALTGHLVLSTLHTNDAASSVTRLLEMGVEDYLLTSTLNAVIGQRLVRVLCPHCKEPYRPLPEMLREMGIHKAFWEQSVTLYRPKGCEQCQGSGYFGRVAIQELLVMSDALRRLVLDHADAAKLLAVAKQDGMHSMYEDGCRKALEGITSIEEVIRVTQEA
- the mnmE gene encoding tRNA uridine-5-carboxymethylaminomethyl(34) synthesis GTPase MnmE; the encoded protein is MSQQDTIAAVATAPGRGGVGIIRVSGAKAADVAQAILGRCPKPRHADYLPFRDAGGEVLDQGIALFFQGPNSFTGEDVLELQGHGGPVILDLLLRAILALPGVRSARPGEFSERAFLNDKLDLAQAEAIADLIEASSEQAARSAMHSLQGDFSRQIQDLVEQLIALRIYVEAAIDFPEEEIDFLSDGKVAGDLAEVMAQLDRVRASARQGSLLREGMRVVIAGRPNAGKSSLLNALAGQELAIVTDIAGTTRDVLREHIHIDGMPLHIIDTAGLRDTGDAVEKIGIERAWAEIAKADRVLFMVDATDTDATEPHDIWPDFVDRLPDSLGITVVRNKVELTSEAVGLDESGQRPVLRLSAKTGDGVAELKAHLKQLMGFTGATEGGFMARRRHLEALEEAAGHLATGRDQLETFAAGEILAEELRLAQNALSSITGEFTSDDLLGRIFSSFCIGK